In Kineococcus sp. NBC_00420, a single genomic region encodes these proteins:
- a CDS encoding alpha/beta hydrolase: MTEIRSETVLPARREDVELHTADGLTLVGELALPLDRDPVATLVTLHPLPTAGGFMDSHVLKKASYRLPALADLAVLRFNTRGTTSPRGTSEGHFDAGDGERFDVAAALEFVEFRDLPHVWLLGWSFGTDLALVHGRDPLVEGLILLSPPLRWSTPGDLEAWAEFGRPVTALVPEFDDFLRPEQARERFAPLRQAEIVPVDGAKHLWVGEKSVRRVLDEVVARVNPARSPLPTDY, translated from the coding sequence GTGACTGAGATCCGTTCCGAGACGGTCCTCCCCGCGCGTCGCGAGGACGTCGAGCTGCACACCGCCGACGGGCTGACCCTCGTCGGCGAACTCGCCCTGCCGCTGGACCGCGACCCCGTCGCGACCTTGGTGACCCTGCACCCCCTGCCCACGGCGGGGGGTTTCATGGACAGCCACGTGCTGAAGAAGGCGTCCTACCGGTTGCCCGCGCTGGCCGACCTCGCCGTGCTGCGCTTCAACACCCGCGGCACCACCAGCCCACGGGGGACGAGCGAGGGCCACTTCGACGCGGGCGACGGCGAGCGGTTCGACGTCGCGGCGGCGCTGGAGTTCGTGGAGTTCCGCGACCTGCCGCACGTGTGGCTGCTGGGCTGGTCCTTCGGGACGGACCTGGCCCTCGTCCACGGTCGTGACCCGCTCGTCGAGGGGTTGATCCTGCTGTCCCCGCCGCTGCGCTGGTCCACGCCGGGCGACCTCGAGGCCTGGGCGGAGTTCGGCCGCCCGGTCACGGCGCTCGTCCCGGAGTTCGACGACTTCCTGCGTCCCGAGCAGGCGCGGGAGCGGTTCGCGCCGCTGCGGCAGGCCGAGATCGTCCCCGTCGACGGTGCGAAGCACCTGTGGGTGGGGGAGAAGTCGGTCCGCCGCGTGCTGGACGAGGTGGTCGCGCGGGTCAACCCCGCGCGCTCACCCCTGCCCACCGACTAC